The segment TATGAgtaaagaaagtggaggcacttGTAGATGGAGGACAGATGTAAGATGCTAGCTAGCAGGAATGGAAGAACCAACCATCTGGAATCACTCTAGCACCTCAGAAAGTCACATTTCTTTTATACACACTCTAGAGCAAAGCTTCAACAGATCAGAAGATAATGACTTGTATTtgaaacctcacaagattgttgtaaggatcaaacaagataacatATGTGACTTTCCAACCTAAATGGTAttctcccccaccaccacccctttaCCTATATAGGTTTCCAGAAAGAGCCATAATCAAAATAGTTTTTGCTCAGATTTTAATAGGgcaaagaggcagctaggtggcagggagccagggaggtcagtagccAGAGCAGAGGGcataatgagtttaagatgtcttcttacaccttatacccCAACCTgttctctttgatccagtgacaatggtCTCCTGATTATTATAGGAACAAAATACTCATCTCttagctctgggcattctctctggctgtccccatgccAGAAATGCCTTCCGTTCTCCACTCCAGCTACTGATTTCCCCGGCTcaaaaaaaatctcaccttctatggGAAGCCTTGCCTCTGTTAATTCTTTCCGATTTATCCTGTATCTAGCTTGCTCTGAATATAtctgtttgaatgttgtctcccccactagattgtaaactccttgaagattgtcttttgcctctttgtatccccagtgcttagcagggtgcctgacatatagcaggcacttaataaatgtttactgaatgaataagAGAATTATAAAGCCCACTATAAAACTGCCCACTAACAAAAATGGCTCTCAGTGACGGCTGATCTTCTGAGGATAAATCATTTGTTTACATttgtttacaaaaagaaaaaagaaaaaagctacaTAGTTTTATTTCATGTTCCTGTGACACCACTTTTAAaaccattagaaaaaaaattgggtcCATATTCTAACTGATCACAGAGAGCCATTTGTTCACAATAGACTAAAACACTTCAACATTCTTTCATAAATTATTCAAAATAGCAACTCAGGACAAAGAACAAATTTTCGTTGACAAGTGAACACCCAAATATATAAAGACTGTACAATTTTCTCGTGTTCAACCAAGGAGATTCTTGCTTTGTCAACATAAAGTGAATTGGATCCTTTTGGATAAACTAAATGCAGCTGCAATTAAGTTTATCTTGAGGTGCACATTCTTATTATTAAAAATGCCTACACTGAGTTTATCCATATTAATAGAGGTTAGTGAGGAAATCCGAAATTCACAATGCTAATTCACCGTTCACCTGCCGCATTTTGACCCAGAGTTTCAAATTCCTACCTCATTAAAAACTTTACAAAAGACGCTTAAGCAGAGTGATTTAAATTGCCCACATACAAGAGACAGATGGTGCAGAGAAACACAAACTTCAGgcagtaaaaaataataaattatatttgccTTTGGACTGTGCTTTTGTATTTGAGAACTGGACATGAAATTTACAAGACATCAAGCTAGACAGTGGAGCCACATTCTGATGAGGTTATTCAAGGATGGAAACCTGTTCCGCCCCTGTggtttgtttcacttttgtccttcAATCCCCAATGCccagcccaatgcctggcacattaaaaggcacttaataaatggttgttgattgactgattgatcctGGCTCCCCTGCTCTGATTCTTCTCTTGGCACATAATCAGGGAGGCAGGCACATCTTCTCATTAAAGTTTCTTTCTACAAGCTTACTCTTGCTACATACCTAGAGAAGTCTGGCTTTCTAAAAGGCCTCTCCTTGACTAGAATAGCAAGTTAACAGAAAAGTGGACAAGGAAAATGTCACGGCAGTTTAGGAGCTGAAGATATCAGCTTCACTTCTGATGTCACTGTACACCTAAACGCTGGAAGTGTTGCAAGTTAAATAGTGTCCTGAAGGCAAACCATAGGATGGATGGTAGCATCTCCTGAGTCAATAAACCCctttaagaaaaataagaggTGAAGGATGAGCCTCAAGTTTAAAAACAGTATCAACACTGGTTCTTTATAAACTGGAAACTTTTATTTTCACCCTGATTATAGTCtcatagaaagaaacaaaaattaaaacagaccaagattttttttttaaatactgaaaatataattttcaatgcTGCAATGCTTCTCAAATAATTTAATTTGGGAAAcatttctcattcttcattcaAAAGATtgctttagaaaatttttttttaaagtttattcaaCAGTTATCAAAAACACGTAAACACAGTGACCAGCTAACTACAGCTAACATTCATTTCCCAACCAAAACATAGAAGTTTGAGCTCAGctcatttagaatttaaaaacaaaaacaacctttTCCAAGCTTCATAGAAAAAAGCTTGTCGCTCAACGACACTTACGTATCAGAAGTCAGGAAAGGTGGAAAGTGATTTGAAGATTGCAGTGTGAAGAAATACTTCATTTTCCTACCAACGAGAAAGAGTGCTATGGATAATTTGGTCAAACTGTATTTCCTTTCCAATTCACACAGTAATGTAAATACTGTTGGTCTTAGGTTCAGGGACATTTCCACTGTGTTTACTTTAAATGATttaaacattaataaaaaaagaggaaagcaacCTCCCCGGCTCTCCTCTACTTATGAAATCAAAGAAACGCATCAAGAGAATGAGCACGTGTATGAAGGCATTCAGCAGGCTTTCTTGTCAAGCCAGAATGAGAGCTAGCAACAGGCATCAGGTAAATGCAGTGATTCAGAAAACTGCAGATAGCTGTCCATTTCACTCAGACACCTATCTATTTCTTGAGCTTTCTGAGTGTTAAACTGCATAATTCCCAGACCTAATTATCCAAATGCTCTAGAACTCTGATCAAACATTCAAACAAAGGCTAATGATGCACTCTTCCACctgtctgggttttttttaacaacatAACTCTAAAAACTCAAATTAGTGGATGAAATAAAAATCTCATACTTTATCAGGTCAGTTTTAGGGTAATCACACAGCACATAATCTTCAAATGTCAGTAATTTATGCATGAATATAAGCCATTTCTCATACTGCTGATATTTTAGTTCTTGAATTGTAAGTTTGTAATTGTAATTTTGGAAACCCCTGGAGCTCTCTCACCATACAAAGACTTTCAtccaaagaggaaggaaagagaggttgGGTTGGGCTTAGAAAATAAATTCAGTCCATAAGGCATCTACTAATATGAAAAGTGGTTTGTGCCCACCACCAATTTCAGTGTATTAGACAAGGTAATGAAACAGCTTTTCTGGAGTGATCTCAGTCTACATTCAAATaactttttaacaaaatacaatctACAGTAAGGCCACCATAAATTATAAACACAACTGTGCATGGGTCCAGTCTACTTCTCAAACCTCCAAATCTGATTTTTATCAATGGCATTACAAGTTCTCATCTGCACATCAGGCCGCCCCTCAGATGTACGGTAAGCACTCAGACACATGCCGGATTGGGGATGGTAAATGGTTCCATCCTCTTTAAAGTGCCAAATAATCTCTTCAGGAACAGGGGACCCCTGCTTAGGGCAGTACTGCATTCCAGCATGATTCTTCTGCTTGGGAACCATCACACATAATTCCGTATGGACACTAAATCGGAACTCTTTCTTCAAAGTATACTCAAAAAACTGATTGCCTCCTTGACCGTGGCATCCAAACAGAGCCAGATGAGCTCCGGTGGGATCACGGTCTGGAGCTTTGTAATCGAGACATTCCGAAGAGATCCCCACACTGCGAATAGCCCCATGCCGGCCAGGTTGATCCTCTGGCACACGCAAGGCAGGAAATACATTTTTCAAATACCAGTCAAAACTCTTGCACTTCAACCGTTCTCTCAATAATTTTCTCTCAGATACATCACCGTAATTTTCCTTCCTCGCTAAAGGGTTTCGATTATAGAAGTGTTCTTTATATTCGTCCATCCACACCTCTGCTGCCCGGACCGTGTTCTGTCGGAAATTGGGCCTGGCGTAGGGGGCTCGCTTTGGGAAGACATGCCCCACGTGCGAACAGGGGTGAATCTCCAGGGCCCCTCCACACTGCCAAACCCTGAATGACAACTCCAAATTCTCACCACCCCATACTTCCATCCCTGTGTCATATGTACCGAGGTACTCAAAATACTTTTTACTGACAGCAAACAGCCCTCCTGCCATGACGGGGGATCTGATGGGGTCAATTCTGGATTTCCACCTTCTCCTTTCATGCTCAGGGACTGCCTGCCACTGGAAGGTTAAGTGCCAATCAAATCCCCCAATGACCGGCTCCCCTTCCTGCATGTAAAAGTCAAACGTATTCCAGTCAATGGTGTCTATGACAGGACAGATGATAACGGATTCATCCTGACTAATCCTCTCCAACAGAGGTTCCAGCCACCCTGAGTTACACTCACAGTGACAGTCCAGGAACGTGAGCACTTCCCCGGTGGCAAACGTGGCTCCAATGACGCGGGCTCGGACCAGCCCCTCCCGCTTCTTGGTTCGAATTAAACGAACTCTTTGCAGATTGCTGATGTAGCTCTCCAGCTGAGCCTTCAAATACACTTTGTCACTTAAGTCATCCACCAGGATAATCTCCTTCAGGAGGACCGCAGGGGAAGTCTCCAGGACGCTGTGAATGGTCCTCAGCAAAGTGGACCAGGCTTCGTTGTAGAAGGCGATGATGACCGAGGTGGTGGGCAGCCGTCGGTAGTCGTAGGTCTGGAGCCGGCACTCGTACATGCGGTCATCCCGGATGTGCCGGTGCAGGGAGATTTTGTCACTCAGGTAAATGTTAATGGCATACTTCTCGATGAGCTCCTCCGCccgcttctcctcctccccctggaGCACCAGGTGGCTCGCCTCGCCCCACTCCCCCAGAGCCCCGGGGTCCGGCGGGGGCTTCACGTACAGGGGCTGGGCCAAGTCTTCCGCCCTCCTCCCGGGGCCAGGTAAGCCTCTCTCCCAGCTGCCGGAGGTGAAGAAGTTTCCAGGGGGAGCGCGGAGCGAGGACACGGACAGCTCCACGACCGCATAGGCCACCACAAGGGCGCCCAGCAGCAGGCAGCCCCTGCCCAGCCAAGCCCACCGGGCTTGGATGCGCACCTTCATGGCGCGGCCCCCGCGCGCGCCCAGCGGCTGCCCAAAGTCCAGGCCGCCGCCAGAAAAGTTTGTGCAGCTGCTGGCGGGGCCGGGGGCCGCCCCACGCGCGGCGGGAACCCCGAGCCCAGCTCCGGGGCTCACTCCTTCCTCTTGCTCGCCCGGCAACTTCGGGTCACACTCACTCACACTCGCACCCTGGCACACACGCAGGCGCGCGCAGGACACAGAAACCCGCCCTCTTCCCGGGCCTGAGCCTCCCCCGCCCTCCCCGGGCGGGGCCCCGTCTGGGCTCCAGCTGTGAGGGGAGCGAGCGCCCCAACCCCCCTGCCCCCCCTCCATGCCTGGGAAAGCCTGGCTCCATCCTGAAGtcactcctcccacccccaggCTCCCATTGTCCATCCCCACCCTCGGCCGGAAATCTCCCGGCTGGGTCAAGTTCAAGTTCGTGGATCTCCCGCGGGTAGCTCTTAAAGGATCACGGCTTTAGAGATGGGAAAGCTTCGAGGTCAAGTTCAAACCCACCATTTcgcagacgaggaaactgaggcgcaggAGCAGACTGGCTCGCTAACGCCTGAGCACGCGTGCCACAAAACCCCGTTCGTGGCGGGACCGGGCTTTGCCGTCAAAGCCACCCCACCGTATTCCACAAGAGGAAACTGATCCGAGAGGGCAGGGGTCTGGCTCGGGTTCACCCAGCTGCGAGGGTCTGGGGCCAGGGTTTAACCCcacccttcctgactccaagctctcCGCTCGGACTTTGCACACAAGGtttagaaaaagcaaaacaaaagccGGGGGGCGGGTGGGGGTGCGGGCACTTACCAAGCCGCTTGCCGTTGGGGCTGAAATCCACGCTGGTCACTGCAGCTTTGTGGCCTTTAAAGTAACGCTCCAAAATGGGATCCTCCTGGAAGGAGAGGTCACCGGGTTTTCAAAAGGGGCCTGATTTCATTCAGGAAATGAAAGTCACTTCTCAGTCACCCACCCAGTCATTTCATAAACGGCCGGCAGCGGAGCCTTACAAAGAAAGGTCCATGAGTGGGCCCCTTCCACACTCCGGGCCTTCTCACATAAAGTTGCCCCTGCAAAAACTGGAGGTAAGAGGGGATCGAGTCGAGTCCCCTTTTACCTTCTCTGGGGCTGGAATGGATACTGGACCGTGGGCTTCGGCATGGGGAAgttctgtgttcaaattcagcctgaccCACGGCAATTAAGTTTTCTCGGTGcctcggtttctttatctgtaaaatgaatccgTTTGGCTAGAAGGTCTCTTAGCTCTGGAGCTTATTAACAGTAACCTCAAAGGCTTGGAGCTGGGAGGAGTTCTAAAGGCCCTCTCGGACCATACCTTCagtttgttgtttggtcattttttcagtcgtgtctccctctttgtgaccccttttgggattttcttgccaaacatactggactggtttgccatttccctctccagctcattttttttacagatgaggcaaatgggattaaatgatttgtccagggtgacacagtaagtgtctgaggctagatttgaacccagatcttacaCAGGCTCAGAGCTCTATAGCTGCTCACCtttaattttagaaataaggaagcaGACCTAGGGAGGTGCCTTAActagcctaaggtcacacaggtagataAGATAAGACCGCAAACTAGGTATCCTaaatcttaaaaacaaacaaaatccctaCCTAcaacttgtttttttccttttacaacaGGATCTGAAGGGCCAAGGatcccaaaagcaagagataaaacAAACCCTTCCCCTCCCACGACTCAATCTACCTCAGTGTAAATAACAGTTCAAAACACTACAATGTTTATCAAGCATTTCCTTCCAAATAAGCCTCAGATAAGCAGTAGAAAGCAAAGAGGTTCAACCAGAACAGCAACTTCTAGCCCTTTTTGCAGCACGGATAGCCTTTGGCAGAATCAGGTGATTTATTTGCATTCCTCCTCAgaactgtattttaaaataatttagtgaAAGGCAGGTAGAAGTTAGCAAACATGAAGatatgttttttttctcctaaccATGTTCAAGgatcccttgaaatctatccacaagAGCACTGGAGAGTCCGTGGACCATTGAtgggttaagaacccttgaactAAATGATAAGTAAGCTCCCTTGAAGCTCCAAGTCAGGTGGCCCTTCCTTCTAGCTTCTGTTTGGAATGGTACTAATCCAGAGAACACTTATGAGACTGAGACAACCTCCTCTAGAAGACAGGACTTGGAGAGAGAATAGTTGCTGTCCATGGTTAAAGTTGGGAGTGCAGATACAATTAAAAATTGGAAGACATAGTTTTTGGTCatttaacatgcatttattaaacactatgtcAGTCCCTGTAGTGGGGttcaaagagaaagcaaaaacagtccctactcccAAGAAATTTATGTGACAGTGAAAGTGACAGCATTGATACATTTGACATCCCTATAAGGAAGGAGTCAGTAAGTGGGGGACTGACTTTAAGTCTGGCCTTTGCCACTGACTCAGTAAGAAACACTGGGCAAAGCACTTCCACTCTCtagtttcagtttccccatctgtaaaatgagagagttggactagaattTCAaagcttccttccagttctaaatcatcCGGTTCTACAAGGTCTCTTGTAGCCTCTGACTGTCACAAGTGTCTACCCACAGAGGATTCTGAGGCTGAAACAATGGGCAGTCCCTGGTCCTGACTGATGTCCATCCAAAGGTACCACTGTCTTAAAGGGATCTGGAATCCCAGCTCCTTGGACAAGAAGGCTCACACCCTAATCCCCCCCCCACTTAAGTGCAGCATTCCTGGactcttcttaatttttcctgtcctctctatgtcctcaagtgtgaccctttgaatccaaatttggattcattcaaagggcctcaaggtcacaggttccctacccctgccctaGAGTCTTTTCCCTCCAAATCCTTTTACTTTTCTGTGCGCTTCTTACTCTCAGTAGCATGAATGAGTCTTTTCTACTGATTTTGTTCCTAGAGTACTTTGGTGAGTGACAAGGTTCATGTCTACTCTGCTTACGTGGCATTGTCAATACACTGTAATAACACCTGGTATCTGGCAGGATCACGTGGAGTTTTTCTTTAGATTAGGTGTTATTTCGGTTGCCTTGATAGTTAAATACCTTTTAGATTCGTTCTTTACATATGAGTTTAAAGTGTGGTTTGGAAGCCTTTTAGTACACATCTCAACacttatacagcattttaaaaatttaacattataaatgttaaataaaggTCACATAAAAGGCTTGGATTCTGAGGACTCTAAAAgacttgtcactttttgtccttggaaaCTTGTGGGTGCACATACAAGGGTCATTCggctctctaagcctcagtttcaggcagagtccATGGAGGGCCTTCTAGTGTATGCCCTTAAGGACCTCTTTGCTTTAGGTCTAGGAACCTGTAGGTGATCATGTTCATGTCCCCTCAAGCTCCCTTGtcctcatccccaccccccccacccccacccccaacctcctCTACAGTCACAGCAAGGGGATCTGGCTCTAAAGCCATTGAATGCCTTGATATTTTTCATCCTTGGAGCTTGGGAATGATCTTatactttctattcagctctcgaggactcagtttcctttaaaggCACATGAAGTGCTTGGACTCTAAGGCCTCTGAAGGACTAGTCACATTTATTCCTTGGATCCTTCTGGCTGATCATACAAAGGTCATTTGgctcactaggcctcagtttcaggaagATACCTGGGAGGGGGAGTTGTAGTCTAAATGGTCTTAAGGTCTTCTTAGCTCTAGGTCTAGGAAAATGTCTTTGATCACATACAGATCCCTGAAgctccttaggcctcagtttctcctagGATCACAGTAGGGGACCTGGCTCAAAAGCTCTTGAaatccttgacatttttaaatCCTCAGATCTTATTAGTGATATTACACTAAGCTATCCAGCTTTCTAACACTCAGTTTCCTTTCGAatcacataaagggtttggactCTAAGGCCTCTGAAGGACTTGTCCCTTTCcatccttggacacttgtgggtgcaCATACACTGTTCACTAGACACTGTAGGCCTCGGTTTCAGGCAGAGTCCATGATGGAGCCTCCAGtgaaaatgattttcattttcaatgcccaagttccacttaatggctggcttagagtgattatcaatagtaacagtttcactttctctcttagcctcatttagttttgttttgttttgtttttttcttttgctcattaaaggggccattccctgactacttcttaaagaggcctattcactcaatgggtgttacctccctctaagtgagtacctagccccatttcatcctgggccatctccagtcatcctgatgaacatctggtcactggattcagatggctctggaggagaagtgaggctggtgacctgcacagccctccctcactcaaaacaaagtcaagtgcaagtcatgtcctcatttctctgatgccatggtccttgaaaacgaaggacaaacacaaccacaaCCTTGGCTAATTGCTTCctgtctcccccatccccacaTTGCTACTTTGTGCATGTGTCTCTCCCCTGAGATAAGCTCCCTGtggggcagggattgtctttggtctttctttatactcctaacatttagcacagaacctggcaaacagtaagtgcttaataaatgcttattccctttctcctttggtAACTTTGGCCCGCCgtagtttgcttgttttctcccccattggaCTGTAAGCTCCCTGGGGGGCAAGGGCTGTCTTtggtctttctctgtatccccactgcttagcacagtgctgtgtatacagtaagtgcttaataagtgtctgCCAGACTTCCAGGGTCTcggtttccttctctgcaaaaatCGGAAGGACGGCCTGGAGGATCCTTAAcatttcttccagctttaaagtTCTCACCCTGAGGATTCACAGCGCAGAGACCCTGGCAAAGTCCCGTAGcctccctatgcctcagtttctccccgGAAAACGAGGGTCCGGACGGACTTGACGACCCCTCGGACCCGGGCTTGGCCACACTTTGAGGCGTGGACCTGGGGAAGCCGCCAGGCCGCccgtacctcagtttccctgcctGTCCGGGCCGGGGCGGGGCTGTTGCTCTGGAGCCCCGTGGTCCGCCCCGTCCCCGCCCCTCCTCCCGGTCCCCCTCGCCCCACCCCTGGGCTCCGCCCCTTCCCCCCGTTattccccccccgcccccccccccagcccagTCGGCCCGTCCTTACCGGGGCGAAGGCCATGGGGCAGCGGCCGCGCCGACGCCggaaggggggaggagggtgCCGGCACGGCGGGCGGAACCGTGCGAGGCCCGGAACCGTTTGGCAGCTGCCGCGGCGTGGGCCCGTCACAACAACGACGGCGGCCCAGTCAAACCCCCCGCGCTCCAGC is part of the Notamacropus eugenii isolate mMacEug1 chromosome 3, mMacEug1.pri_v2, whole genome shotgun sequence genome and harbors:
- the GALNT4 gene encoding polypeptide N-acetylgalactosaminyltransferase 4, producing MEGGQGGWGARSPHSWSPDGAPPGEGGGGSGPGRGRVSVSCARLRVCQGASVSECDPKLPGEQEEGVSPGAGLGVPAARGAAPGPASSCTNFSGGGLDFGQPLGARGGRAMKVRIQARWAWLGRGCLLLGALVVAYAVVELSVSSLRAPPGNFFTSGSWERGLPGPGRRAEDLAQPLYVKPPPDPGALGEWGEASHLVLQGEEEKRAEELIEKYAINIYLSDKISLHRHIRDDRMYECRLQTYDYRRLPTTSVIIAFYNEAWSTLLRTIHSVLETSPAVLLKEIILVDDLSDKVYLKAQLESYISNLQRVRLIRTKKREGLVRARVIGATFATGEVLTFLDCHCECNSGWLEPLLERISQDESVIICPVIDTIDWNTFDFYMQEGEPVIGGFDWHLTFQWQAVPEHERRRWKSRIDPIRSPVMAGGLFAVSKKYFEYLGTYDTGMEVWGGENLELSFRVWQCGGALEIHPCSHVGHVFPKRAPYARPNFRQNTVRAAEVWMDEYKEHFYNRNPLARKENYGDVSERKLLRERLKCKSFDWYLKNVFPALRVPEDQPGRHGAIRSVGISSECLDYKAPDRDPTGAHLALFGCHGQGGNQFFEYTLKKEFRFSVHTELCVMVPKQKNHAGMQYCPKQGSPVPEEIIWHFKEDGTIYHPQSGMCLSAYRTSEGRPDVQMRTCNAIDKNQIWRFEK